Proteins from a genomic interval of Rosa chinensis cultivar Old Blush chromosome 2, RchiOBHm-V2, whole genome shotgun sequence:
- the LOC121051135 gene encoding uncharacterized protein LOC121051135 isoform X2: protein MAFFKCFKKGTITILEDPEDAQNDGTTLQVHPSLTGPQAIDVPPYDPSAHIIQWTHVVPRQLAMFRQPRSGRDQQNSHVLLLKSSHHDQNTPQTPFKLLSDRVRNGSVKWSNAFRANGGFSYTEFYWEWVEDILSRNGKLTRETGLYRAIFASLFSYDRVAAVIRAFCEYWCPVTNTLHTSNGEMSISLWDLDQLGGLPIAGRFYDEVVPAAEELSATSKGSQQSCRYLFLAYHKLCKESQGQKVKITSWIRYWYRGALRYKRPPNKSTRNKRDPPPNVFNPSGRIHEIRQRTSADLAVFEDLGVEGEDIESTYLAAFLACWLCLFVLPGDNTGLIRPGVFKVASKMSQGVQFCLAVPVLASIYQGLNELSVSSDPARHFGDSQALSLFDTCDNVKMGVFARVFSESRVIINRSNISHLDLIYLISLRSGYLSLRQDNRRVVQPYSPHRFSRQFGYVQDIPGSLKNDIRTSVLALIYLHWDSCTRMDTNCEVTLPIQSAITEYMVTRDYVDWWSKVYHSTPVKMTRVAPTSRALHKPLKAKEDKDVNRAAPRRQNVIACEVECSTNVPALPDRASLPDKDRQAHPVDILEDDGDSLDSHVAFIRPLKLKKPVIKERRRSGSSGSNDSEVHFKRRKTDTSLGPTYCDPNAEFTLNTDFLGDISTSSQPMLQRNEGAEIDGHSLWGNDDASLDPIRVPSAAELEAYALPTKGKSNAKNDSQQIDPTGPLTMVRPPKPLNTIAFSEASLGGAAIIDASQRLRDIRQQAATAVCEQIEDMIMKHSSKTILSSKGELDKLIAELSHYGIDPSSVRGKVEGLLSSADQYNLARLSCSRKATPGTRIQRLADTKSEIAKVTSIRQADSDHRQSTLKSLEKLKEEQRKLEQTVTLLDERLLLQEKKLVDLKNEETQIQETPEVTTAELETTKSLRDTFENHRNSFKGLTWV, encoded by the exons ATGGCTTTCTTCAAGTGCTTCAAGAAAGGGACAATCACCATCCTCGAGGATCCGGAGGATGCTCAAAATGATGGAACTACTCTGCAAGTGCACCCATCGTTGACTGGGCCTCAAGCGATCGATGTCCCTCCTTATGACCCTTCAGCTCACATCATCCAGTGGACTCATGTAGTGCCTCGCCAGCTGGCTATGTTCCGACAACCGAGATCTGGAAGAGACCAACAAAACTCGCATGTACTGTTGCTGAAGTCTTCGCATCATGATCAGAACACTCCTCAGACCCCATTCAAGCTTCTCAGCGATCGTGTACGCAACGGTTCAGTGAAGTGGAGCAATGCATTTCGCGCAAATGGAGGCTTCTCTTACACAGAGTTCTACTGGGAATGGGTAGAAGATATCTTAAGCAGGAATGGCAAGCTTACCCGGGAGACTGGCCTCTATCGAGCTATATTCGCCTCACTATTCAGCTATGACCGTGTTGCAGCTGTCATACGAGCCTTCTGCGAGTACTGGTGTCCCGTGACGAATACCCTCCACACTTCTAACGGGGAAATGTCTATCTCCCTCTGGGATTTGGACCAACTTGGAGGTTTACCCATTGCCGGACGATTCTATGATGAGGTTGTCCCAGCTGCTGAAGAGCTTTCTGCAACGAGCAAAGGGAGTCAACAGAGCTGCCGTTATTTGTTTCTCGCCTACCATAAGCTCTGCAAAGAAAGCCAAGGGCAGAAGGTGAAAATAACTTCCTGGATACGATATTGGTATAGAGGAGCTTTGCGCTACAAGAGGCCTCCAAACAAAAGCACCAGGAACAAAAGAGATCCGCCCCCGAATGTATTTAATCCATCTGGCAGGATCCATGAAATCCGACAACGTACTTCTGCAGACCTCGCAGTCTTTGAGGACTTAGGCGTAGAAGGTGAAGATATAGAGTCCACCTACTTGGCCGCTTTTCTTGCTTGTTGGTTGTGCCTGTTTGTTTTACCTGGAGACAACACCGGCTTGATTCGTCCAGGAGTATTCAAAGTCGCCAGCAAAATGTCACAGGGTGTACAGTTTTGCCTAGCGGTACCAGTGCTGGCCAGCATCTATCAGGGTTTGAACGAGCTTTCTGTTTCCAGCGATCCAG CTAGGCATTTTGGAGACTCACAGGCTCTTTCTTTGTTCGACACATGTGATAATGTGAAGATGGGTGTATTTGCCAGGGTATTTTCAGAGAGCAGAGTGATTATCAACCGCAGTAACATCTCCCATTTAGACTTGATATATCTTATCAGCCTTCGATCCGGGTACCTTTCTCTAAGGCAGGATAACCGACGAGTCGTTCAGCCATACAGTCCACATCGGTTTAGTCGACAgtttggttatgtccaagacattcctGGCAGCCTTAAGAATGACATTCGCACCAGCGTACTAGCTTTGATTTATTTGCATTGGGATTCTTGCACTAGAATGGACACTAACTGTGAGGTAACGTTGCCGATCCAGAGTGCTATCACGGAGTATATGGTTACCCGAGACTATGTTGATTGGTGGTCTAAAGTGTATCATTCTACACCAGTGAAGATGACGAGAGTAGCGCCTACTAGTAGAGCCCTGCACAAGCCtctgaaagcaaaagaagacaaGGACGTCAACCGCGCTGCGCCTCGTCGCCAGAATGTGATTGCTTGTGAAGTCGAATGTAGCACCAATGTCCCTGCGCTTCCTGATAGGGCTTCGCTCCCAGATAAGGACCGTCAGGCTCATCCAGTCGACATTCTAGAGGATGATGGAGACTCTTTAGATTCTCACGTCGCTTTCATCCGTCCACTTAAGCTGAAAAAACCTGTCATCAAAGAAAGAAGGCGTAGTGGAAGCAGCGGTAGCAATGATAGTGAAGTGCACTTTAAGCGTCGAAAAACTGACACCAGCCTCGGCCCTACTTATTGTGATCCCAATGCTGAGTTCACTCTGAATACTGACTTTCTTGGTGACATCTCAACTTCTTCGCAACCGATGCTGCAGCGAAATGAG GGTGCAGAGATTGATGGTCATTCACTTTGGGGAAACGATGACGCCTCTTTAGACCCTATACGTGTTCCTTCTGCAGCGGAACTTGAGGCTTACGCTTTACCCACGAAAGGAAAATCCAATGCAAAGAATGACTCACAGCAAATTGACCCTACAG GTCCACTTACCATGGTGCGTCCTCCTAAGCCTCTGAACACCATAGCCTTTTCTGAGGCCTCTCTTGGTGGAGCTGCTATTATAGATGCCAGCCAAAGACTTCGTGATATTCGTCAACAAGCTGCTACTGCAGTTTGTGAACAAATTGAAGATATGATAATGAAGCACTCCTCCAAGACCATTCTTTCCAGCAAGGGGGAGCTTGACAAGCTGATAGCTGAGCTTAGCCATTATGGGATTGATCCTTCATCCGTAAGGGGAAAAGTTGAAGGATTGTTGAGTAGTGCTGACCAATACAACTTGGCACGACTTTCTTGTTCACGCAAGGCTACTCCAGGCACACGTATTCAACGTCTGGCTGACACAAAGTCAGAAATTGCGAAGGTCACTTCAATTCGTCAAGCTGACTCTGATCATCGTCAATCTACACTCAAGTCTTTGGAGAAATTAAAGGAGGAGCAACGAAAATTGGAGCAAACAGTGACTTTACTAGACGAGAGACTTCTACTACAGGAGAAGAAGCTTGTCGACCTAAAAAATGAGGAGACTCAAATCCAAGAGACCCCCGAGGTGACCACTGCAGAGCTTGAGACGACAAAATCATTGCGAGATACTTTTGAGAACCACCGCAATAGCTTCAAGGGTTTGACTTGGGTGTGA
- the LOC121051135 gene encoding uncharacterized protein LOC121051135 isoform X1: MAFFKCFKKGTITILEDPEDAQNDGTTLQVHPSLTGPQAIDVPPYDPSAHIIQWTHVVPRQLAMFRQPRSGRDQQNSHVLLLKSSHHDQNTPQTPFKLLSDRVRNGSVKWSNAFRANGGFSYTEFYWEWVEDILSRNGKLTRETGLYRAIFASLFSYDRVAAVIRAFCEYWCPVTNTLHTSNGEMSISLWDLDQLGGLPIAGRFYDEVVPAAEELSATSKGSQQSCRYLFLAYHKLCKESQGQKVKITSWIRYWYRGALRYKRPPNKSTRNKRDPPPNVFNPSGRIHEIRQRTSADLAVFEDLGVEGEDIESTYLAAFLACWLCLFVLPGDNTGLIRPGVFKVASKMSQGVQFCLAVPVLASIYQGLNELSVSSDPGNCSAALPFHYIYAWLAEYFGTHFQSPLPNDLRPRMVRFSGELSARHFGDSQALSLFDTCDNVKMGVFARVFSESRVIINRSNISHLDLIYLISLRSGYLSLRQDNRRVVQPYSPHRFSRQFGYVQDIPGSLKNDIRTSVLALIYLHWDSCTRMDTNCEVTLPIQSAITEYMVTRDYVDWWSKVYHSTPVKMTRVAPTSRALHKPLKAKEDKDVNRAAPRRQNVIACEVECSTNVPALPDRASLPDKDRQAHPVDILEDDGDSLDSHVAFIRPLKLKKPVIKERRRSGSSGSNDSEVHFKRRKTDTSLGPTYCDPNAEFTLNTDFLGDISTSSQPMLQRNEGAEIDGHSLWGNDDASLDPIRVPSAAELEAYALPTKGKSNAKNDSQQIDPTGPLTMVRPPKPLNTIAFSEASLGGAAIIDASQRLRDIRQQAATAVCEQIEDMIMKHSSKTILSSKGELDKLIAELSHYGIDPSSVRGKVEGLLSSADQYNLARLSCSRKATPGTRIQRLADTKSEIAKVTSIRQADSDHRQSTLKSLEKLKEEQRKLEQTVTLLDERLLLQEKKLVDLKNEETQIQETPEVTTAELETTKSLRDTFENHRNSFKGLTWV, from the exons ATGGCTTTCTTCAAGTGCTTCAAGAAAGGGACAATCACCATCCTCGAGGATCCGGAGGATGCTCAAAATGATGGAACTACTCTGCAAGTGCACCCATCGTTGACTGGGCCTCAAGCGATCGATGTCCCTCCTTATGACCCTTCAGCTCACATCATCCAGTGGACTCATGTAGTGCCTCGCCAGCTGGCTATGTTCCGACAACCGAGATCTGGAAGAGACCAACAAAACTCGCATGTACTGTTGCTGAAGTCTTCGCATCATGATCAGAACACTCCTCAGACCCCATTCAAGCTTCTCAGCGATCGTGTACGCAACGGTTCAGTGAAGTGGAGCAATGCATTTCGCGCAAATGGAGGCTTCTCTTACACAGAGTTCTACTGGGAATGGGTAGAAGATATCTTAAGCAGGAATGGCAAGCTTACCCGGGAGACTGGCCTCTATCGAGCTATATTCGCCTCACTATTCAGCTATGACCGTGTTGCAGCTGTCATACGAGCCTTCTGCGAGTACTGGTGTCCCGTGACGAATACCCTCCACACTTCTAACGGGGAAATGTCTATCTCCCTCTGGGATTTGGACCAACTTGGAGGTTTACCCATTGCCGGACGATTCTATGATGAGGTTGTCCCAGCTGCTGAAGAGCTTTCTGCAACGAGCAAAGGGAGTCAACAGAGCTGCCGTTATTTGTTTCTCGCCTACCATAAGCTCTGCAAAGAAAGCCAAGGGCAGAAGGTGAAAATAACTTCCTGGATACGATATTGGTATAGAGGAGCTTTGCGCTACAAGAGGCCTCCAAACAAAAGCACCAGGAACAAAAGAGATCCGCCCCCGAATGTATTTAATCCATCTGGCAGGATCCATGAAATCCGACAACGTACTTCTGCAGACCTCGCAGTCTTTGAGGACTTAGGCGTAGAAGGTGAAGATATAGAGTCCACCTACTTGGCCGCTTTTCTTGCTTGTTGGTTGTGCCTGTTTGTTTTACCTGGAGACAACACCGGCTTGATTCGTCCAGGAGTATTCAAAGTCGCCAGCAAAATGTCACAGGGTGTACAGTTTTGCCTAGCGGTACCAGTGCTGGCCAGCATCTATCAGGGTTTGAACGAGCTTTCTGTTTCCAGCGATCCAGGTAATTGCTCGGCTGCTCttccttttcattatatttatgCATGGCTAGCAGAGTACTTCGGCACCCACTTTCAGTCTCCACTTCCCAACGACCTAAGGCCCCGTATGGTTCGCTTCTCCGGAGAACTTTCAGCTAGGCATTTTGGAGACTCACAGGCTCTTTCTTTGTTCGACACATGTGATAATGTGAAGATGGGTGTATTTGCCAGGGTATTTTCAGAGAGCAGAGTGATTATCAACCGCAGTAACATCTCCCATTTAGACTTGATATATCTTATCAGCCTTCGATCCGGGTACCTTTCTCTAAGGCAGGATAACCGACGAGTCGTTCAGCCATACAGTCCACATCGGTTTAGTCGACAgtttggttatgtccaagacattcctGGCAGCCTTAAGAATGACATTCGCACCAGCGTACTAGCTTTGATTTATTTGCATTGGGATTCTTGCACTAGAATGGACACTAACTGTGAGGTAACGTTGCCGATCCAGAGTGCTATCACGGAGTATATGGTTACCCGAGACTATGTTGATTGGTGGTCTAAAGTGTATCATTCTACACCAGTGAAGATGACGAGAGTAGCGCCTACTAGTAGAGCCCTGCACAAGCCtctgaaagcaaaagaagacaaGGACGTCAACCGCGCTGCGCCTCGTCGCCAGAATGTGATTGCTTGTGAAGTCGAATGTAGCACCAATGTCCCTGCGCTTCCTGATAGGGCTTCGCTCCCAGATAAGGACCGTCAGGCTCATCCAGTCGACATTCTAGAGGATGATGGAGACTCTTTAGATTCTCACGTCGCTTTCATCCGTCCACTTAAGCTGAAAAAACCTGTCATCAAAGAAAGAAGGCGTAGTGGAAGCAGCGGTAGCAATGATAGTGAAGTGCACTTTAAGCGTCGAAAAACTGACACCAGCCTCGGCCCTACTTATTGTGATCCCAATGCTGAGTTCACTCTGAATACTGACTTTCTTGGTGACATCTCAACTTCTTCGCAACCGATGCTGCAGCGAAATGAG GGTGCAGAGATTGATGGTCATTCACTTTGGGGAAACGATGACGCCTCTTTAGACCCTATACGTGTTCCTTCTGCAGCGGAACTTGAGGCTTACGCTTTACCCACGAAAGGAAAATCCAATGCAAAGAATGACTCACAGCAAATTGACCCTACAG GTCCACTTACCATGGTGCGTCCTCCTAAGCCTCTGAACACCATAGCCTTTTCTGAGGCCTCTCTTGGTGGAGCTGCTATTATAGATGCCAGCCAAAGACTTCGTGATATTCGTCAACAAGCTGCTACTGCAGTTTGTGAACAAATTGAAGATATGATAATGAAGCACTCCTCCAAGACCATTCTTTCCAGCAAGGGGGAGCTTGACAAGCTGATAGCTGAGCTTAGCCATTATGGGATTGATCCTTCATCCGTAAGGGGAAAAGTTGAAGGATTGTTGAGTAGTGCTGACCAATACAACTTGGCACGACTTTCTTGTTCACGCAAGGCTACTCCAGGCACACGTATTCAACGTCTGGCTGACACAAAGTCAGAAATTGCGAAGGTCACTTCAATTCGTCAAGCTGACTCTGATCATCGTCAATCTACACTCAAGTCTTTGGAGAAATTAAAGGAGGAGCAACGAAAATTGGAGCAAACAGTGACTTTACTAGACGAGAGACTTCTACTACAGGAGAAGAAGCTTGTCGACCTAAAAAATGAGGAGACTCAAATCCAAGAGACCCCCGAGGTGACCACTGCAGAGCTTGAGACGACAAAATCATTGCGAGATACTTTTGAGAACCACCGCAATAGCTTCAAGGGTTTGACTTGGGTGTGA
- the LOC112183735 gene encoding uncharacterized protein LOC112183735 produces MKFAYNNSYHSSIGMAPYEALYGKQCRTSLCWDEVGERQLIGPEIIKITTDKIKVIRERLKMAQSRQNNYADNRRKILEFQVGDWVFLKLSPWKGVVRFGKRGKLSLRYIGPYEIEERVGLVAYRLALPPQLSRLHDVFHVSMLRKYIADPSHVLPTQPITLREDLSYEEELVQILDRREQVLRSKVIPLVKVLWRNHLIEEATWEPEEQMRKQYPHLFP; encoded by the coding sequence ATGAAGTTTGCGTATAACAACAGTTACCACTCGAGCATTGGTATGGCTCCCTATGAAGCTTTATATGGGAAACAGTGTAGGACCTCCTTGTGTTgggatgaagtgggagaaagacaacttattggtcctgAAATTATTAAAATCACAACAGATAAAATTAAGGTGATTAGAGAGAGGCTCAAGATGGCTCAAAGTAGACAAAATAACTATGCTGATAACCGCAGGAAGATTCTTGAATTccaagttggtgattgggtatttTTGAAGTTATCTCCTTGGAAGGGTGTGGTAAGGTTTGGTAAACGTGGGAAACTAAGTCTAAGGTATATTGGTCCCTATGAAATTGAGGAACGAGTTGGTCTTGTTGCTTATCGCTTGGCCTTACCCCCACAACTATCTAGATTACATGATGTCTTCCATGTATCCATGCTCCGCAAGTACATAGCTGATCCTTCACATGTGTTACCAACTCAACCCATTACACTTAGAGAAGATCTATCATATGAAGAAGAACTAGTGCAGATCCTTGATCGTCGTGAGCAGGTACTCCGAAGTAAGGTTATACCTTTGGTTAAGGTATTGTGGAGGAATCATCTTAttgaagaagctacttgggaaccagaggaGCAAATGAGGAAGCAGTACCCACATCTTTTTCCATGA